A single genomic interval of Syntrophobotulus glycolicus DSM 8271 harbors:
- a CDS encoding helix-turn-helix domain-containing protein: protein MTHSQEIQTAINYIEMNLCEKLSLDKIANITGFSKFYFHRTFQSEIGMPIYDYIRKRRLANAASLLLTTNISILDIAVNFRFESQEAFTRAFKSVYQLPPGKYRTAIKDLITGGANMNNQTEIKGWMITGTAPEKYQVSIDHKIYNTGTKSSTIKSIADEFGIGEYATIMQQFSAKKFLDKRVRFSGFVKTQDVAGWCGLWMRIDSALSVALKLDNMQSRPIVGTTEWNHYSCVLDVPENAAILNIGVLLTGKGQVWLDNVSVQEVDRNVPATEFDPHEVFADYPQNLSFEE from the coding sequence GTGACGCACAGTCAGGAAATTCAGACTGCGATAAATTATATTGAGATGAATTTGTGCGAAAAATTGTCTTTAGATAAAATTGCGAATATCACTGGGTTTTCAAAGTTTTATTTTCACAGGACATTTCAAAGCGAAATCGGCATGCCAATATATGACTACATTAGAAAACGCAGACTCGCAAACGCCGCATCTCTCCTGCTTACCACTAACATTTCTATACTCGACATTGCCGTGAATTTCCGTTTCGAGTCGCAGGAGGCTTTTACAAGAGCTTTTAAAAGCGTTTATCAATTACCGCCAGGAAAATACAGGACAGCGATTAAGGATTTAATTACAGGGGGTGCCAATATGAATAATCAGACAGAAATCAAAGGATGGATGATAACAGGGACGGCCCCTGAAAAATATCAAGTAAGTATTGACCATAAAATTTATAACACAGGCACAAAATCTTCAACGATAAAATCCATTGCCGATGAATTTGGGATTGGGGAATACGCAACGATCATGCAGCAATTTAGCGCCAAAAAATTCTTGGACAAGAGAGTTCGTTTTTCCGGTTTCGTAAAAACTCAGGATGTCGCTGGCTGGTGTGGATTATGGATGAGGATAGATAGTGCTTTAAGCGTCGCCTTGAAACTGGATAATATGCAAAGTCGGCCAATTGTCGGAACAACGGAATGGAACCACTATTCCTGTGTATTGGATGTACCTGAAAATGCAGCCATTCTCAATATCGGAGTACTACTGACCGGCAAAGGGCAAGTGTGGCTGGATAACGTCAGCGTTCAGGAGGTAGACCGCAATGTACCGGCCACTGAATTTGATCCTCATGAGGTGTTTGCAGATTATCCCCAAAATCTATCTTTTGAAGAGTAG
- a CDS encoding ABC transporter permease, translating into MKRIKILQIGGPILVLALCCFGYLFAPNDPYFADMANRLVRPCSAYPLGTDILGRCTLSRLLYGGRTTIGIVALGCLCVAILGMVTGLLISRPKDKQGVLFESILNAVTAIPPIAYLIIFIAAWGNGILTMLVAITLSLFLRLIKLVKTRAEIEMGRAYVMCAVTSGAGRLRVLFWQILPNLVSDVIRFICLSCADMVLAIVGFSFIGLGLGDHVIDWGSMVSDSNQMMLSYPGLTLYPVVFIFLSTLSFHLLGRAASKEGGYYA; encoded by the coding sequence ATGAAACGAATAAAGATCTTACAGATAGGTGGTCCAATCTTGGTTTTAGCTTTGTGCTGCTTTGGATATTTGTTTGCGCCAAACGATCCGTATTTTGCTGATATGGCAAACAGACTGGTGCGGCCTTGTTCAGCGTATCCGCTTGGCACCGATATTCTTGGAAGATGTACACTTTCCCGTCTTTTGTACGGAGGCAGAACAACCATCGGAATTGTTGCACTCGGCTGTCTTTGTGTCGCCATTTTAGGTATGGTTACCGGATTGCTGATCAGCAGGCCTAAAGACAAACAGGGAGTATTGTTTGAAAGCATTTTGAATGCTGTAACCGCAATTCCGCCCATCGCCTACTTAATTATTTTTATAGCCGCCTGGGGTAATGGTATTTTAACAATGCTGGTTGCCATCACTCTCTCGCTCTTTTTGCGACTGATCAAATTAGTCAAAACAAGAGCCGAAATTGAAATGGGCCGTGCCTATGTTATGTGTGCTGTTACCTCCGGTGCGGGAAGGCTGAGAGTTTTGTTCTGGCAGATACTGCCTAATCTGGTTTCGGACGTGATAAGGTTTATTTGCTTATCCTGCGCGGATATGGTGCTGGCGATTGTCGGATTCTCATTTATTGGCCTTGGCCTCGGTGATCATGTTATTGATTGGGGGTCAATGGTGTCTGATTCCAACCAGATGATGCTGTCTTATCCGGGACTGACGCTTTATCCTGTGGTATTCATTTTTTTGAGCACACTGTCTTTTCATTTGCTTGGACGTGCAGCCTCGAAAGAAGGTGGCTATTATGCTTAA
- a CDS encoding ABC transporter substrate-binding protein — protein sequence MKNKFMSRLLPLGICLVLLSTVFAGCGNPSSEATSGKEKKTLTLAVGAELTTLYPLNMDAQNLSATRLCYEELVKYEDGKIEPWLAKSWSFSENGCDLTFKLREDVTFHDGEKFNAQAVKDNFISKNKNPNFRAWMGVVNIKEIEVVDDYTVTFRYGTPYFGYLNDFAYREVMVCVSPKVIEEGNFQTMKGVVGTGPYVYSEVKDGEYVQFVKNKNYWGEEPYYDEIIVKYIPEASARLLALQKGEIDMIYGSTLISWDDYKQATAHDKIKGIVSPVDTKTVSVVLNAVNPMLSDKSVREAMAYGIDKQAICDGLFYGNQNPAPDLFPDGNFLSDVKLNTVRTYDKGKAEQLLDSAGWKMNRSTGLREKDGKTLSFKLTYDSGEAMNKMLATTIKSQLKGIGIDVQTQGQDMMTWWKEGVAGNYGLIIWGTEENTEPQINFPKMINSSPHTPSLKAIAGNDKFLADIQETLVTNDQAKVNELFGRILNFSNDNVLELPLYYGKDMILFNQDKIEDYVFTDTPSMFEIDNIKPAQ from the coding sequence ATGAAAAACAAATTTATGTCCAGGTTACTGCCCCTTGGCATCTGCTTGGTGCTGCTCAGCACCGTATTTGCAGGCTGCGGCAATCCTTCCAGTGAAGCGACCAGCGGAAAGGAGAAAAAAACGCTTACCTTGGCGGTCGGGGCGGAGCTGACTACGCTGTATCCGCTCAATATGGATGCTCAAAATCTTTCGGCAACAAGACTTTGCTATGAAGAACTTGTAAAATACGAGGACGGTAAAATTGAACCATGGCTTGCCAAAAGCTGGAGTTTTTCTGAAAACGGCTGTGACCTGACTTTTAAGCTGAGAGAAGACGTCACCTTTCACGATGGCGAGAAATTCAACGCCCAGGCAGTGAAAGACAACTTTATTTCCAAAAATAAAAATCCTAATTTCCGTGCGTGGATGGGAGTAGTCAATATCAAGGAAATTGAAGTTGTCGATGATTATACCGTTACCTTCCGTTATGGCACCCCTTATTTTGGTTATCTGAACGATTTCGCCTATCGTGAAGTTATGGTTTGCGTTTCACCCAAGGTTATTGAAGAAGGTAATTTTCAAACCATGAAGGGAGTTGTCGGAACAGGGCCTTATGTCTACAGCGAGGTTAAAGACGGCGAGTACGTTCAGTTTGTGAAGAACAAAAACTACTGGGGAGAGGAGCCCTATTACGATGAAATCATCGTAAAGTATATACCGGAAGCCTCCGCCCGCCTGCTTGCCTTGCAAAAAGGGGAGATTGACATGATTTACGGCAGCACGCTCATTTCCTGGGACGATTACAAGCAGGCTACCGCCCACGATAAGATCAAAGGCATCGTGTCCCCCGTTGACACCAAAACAGTCAGTGTTGTCCTGAATGCGGTAAATCCGATGCTTTCAGACAAATCCGTCCGGGAAGCAATGGCCTACGGTATTGATAAACAGGCTATTTGCGACGGATTGTTTTACGGTAATCAGAATCCTGCTCCGGACCTTTTCCCTGACGGCAATTTCCTTTCAGATGTAAAGCTTAATACTGTCCGCACTTACGACAAAGGAAAAGCGGAACAGCTGCTGGACAGCGCGGGCTGGAAAATGAATAGGAGCACCGGCCTGCGTGAAAAGGACGGCAAGACTCTTTCCTTTAAGTTAACCTATGATTCCGGTGAAGCGATGAATAAAATGCTGGCAACAACAATAAAAAGCCAGCTGAAGGGAATCGGAATCGATGTTCAGACTCAGGGACAGGATATGATGACCTGGTGGAAGGAAGGGGTGGCCGGCAATTACGGGCTGATCATCTGGGGAACCGAAGAAAATACGGAACCGCAAATAAACTTCCCCAAAATGATCAATTCTTCACCTCATACCCCGTCGTTAAAGGCTATCGCGGGAAACGACAAGTTCCTGGCGGATATTCAGGAAACCCTGGTGACCAATGATCAAGCGAAAGTGAATGAGTTATTCGGCAGGATTCTCAATTTCAGCAATGACAATGTGCTTGAATTGCCGCTGTACTATGGAAAGGACATGATATTGTTTAATCAGGATAAAATTGAAGATTATGTCTTTACAGATACACCGTCCATGTTTGAGATCGACAATATCAAGCCAGCGCAATAA
- a CDS encoding helix-turn-helix domain-containing protein, translating to MFNYISIKEAAGNWDISERRIQRLCDENRIDGVVRFGHSWAIPADAEKPRDARVKRHKNKSASYCSDNRIKTELTGNEMRVLSQNEICTVYYIENKTGNGVITYYSIFPGVEVYYNDFHMSDGFKRQNMSNADIMEINHCREGRAECEFKSGGCEYLGEGDLTINMVAYPGDSLCFPLSHYHGISIAIDIPKASITLKKLFDTLGNVKIDFERIRKKTASDTGRFIMRATDSIQHIFSELYNAPDEMREGYIKLKLVELFMFLSSIDETKITEKRQYFYKPQVDTIKEMRKFLIEHLENRYKLVELSKKFSIPITSMKLCFKGIYGVPILTYMREYRLQAAAEMLRNSSLSIAEISEKIGYKNPAKFSSVFQKAMKLSPSDYRRKFCLQGTESDFGD from the coding sequence ATGTTTAATTATATTTCGATTAAAGAAGCAGCCGGAAATTGGGATATTTCTGAACGCCGCATCCAAAGACTGTGTGATGAAAACCGTATTGATGGCGTTGTTCGCTTTGGACATTCATGGGCAATACCTGCAGACGCAGAAAAGCCCAGAGATGCGCGAGTAAAGAGACATAAAAATAAATCGGCAAGTTATTGTTCGGATAACCGTATAAAAACAGAACTGACCGGAAATGAAATGCGTGTACTATCGCAAAACGAGATTTGTACTGTATACTACATTGAAAATAAAACAGGTAACGGAGTGATTACATATTACAGCATCTTTCCGGGTGTTGAAGTCTATTACAATGATTTCCACATGTCTGATGGGTTTAAGCGCCAAAATATGTCGAATGCCGATATTATGGAAATTAATCACTGCCGCGAGGGTCGGGCTGAATGTGAGTTTAAGTCAGGCGGCTGTGAATATTTGGGCGAGGGAGATTTAACGATAAATATGGTGGCCTACCCGGGAGATTCCTTATGTTTTCCGCTTTCGCATTACCATGGAATTTCCATTGCTATCGATATTCCCAAGGCCTCCATAACCTTAAAAAAGCTGTTTGACACTTTAGGAAATGTCAAAATAGATTTTGAACGAATCCGAAAGAAAACCGCATCGGATACCGGCCGCTTCATTATGCGGGCGACAGATTCAATCCAACATATTTTTTCTGAGCTGTATAATGCGCCGGATGAAATGCGTGAGGGATATATTAAGCTCAAACTTGTGGAACTTTTTATGTTTTTAAGTTCTATTGATGAGACAAAAATAACTGAGAAAAGACAGTATTTTTACAAGCCTCAGGTGGATACCATAAAAGAGATGCGGAAATTCTTAATTGAACATCTGGAAAATCGTTATAAACTCGTTGAATTATCTAAAAAATTCTCTATCCCTATAACTTCTATGAAATTATGCTTTAAAGGGATCTATGGTGTTCCGATTCTTACCTATATGCGGGAGTACAGATTGCAGGCGGCTGCCGAAATGCTCAGAAATTCTTCATTAAGTATAGCTGAAATATCCGAAAAAATAGGCTACAAAAATCCGGCCAAGTTTTCGTCGGTTTTTCAAAAGGCAATGAAATTATCCCCTTCCGACTACAGAAGAAAATTTTGTCTTCAAGGGACTGAATCCGACTTTGGGGATTAA
- a CDS encoding ATP-binding cassette domain-containing protein, producing the protein MDGIRIERLNKNYSDHKGAMFSVLSDINLKISPGQLVSVTGESGTGKSTLARIVLGIEKPDSGKVVLDGRSVPELKPSEYRQFRSKIQAVFQDTGGTLNPKLSVYHNVEEALVNLTGLSKSERKKRIFELMSLVGMDKKLLKVPTKQLSGGEQRRLSLLRALSVHPKYLVLDEVLGGLDLISQNSVLGLLEAYHKEYRFGCLLITHHKAGAYRISDKVLVMKNGRIAREGVAQ; encoded by the coding sequence ATGGACGGAATACGAATTGAACGCTTGAATAAGAACTACTCCGATCATAAGGGCGCGATGTTCAGTGTGCTGTCTGATATCAATTTGAAAATATCACCCGGCCAATTGGTATCCGTAACCGGTGAATCAGGAACAGGCAAAAGCACGCTGGCGAGAATCGTTTTAGGAATTGAAAAACCTGATTCCGGCAAGGTTGTGTTGGATGGCCGCAGTGTTCCGGAGTTAAAGCCGTCTGAATACCGTCAGTTCCGCAGCAAAATCCAGGCTGTGTTTCAAGATACCGGCGGAACACTGAACCCAAAGCTTTCGGTTTATCATAATGTTGAAGAAGCTCTTGTTAACTTAACCGGCCTGAGCAAATCCGAAAGGAAAAAACGCATTTTTGAACTGATGTCACTTGTGGGAATGGATAAAAAGCTTCTGAAAGTACCGACAAAACAACTTTCAGGCGGTGAACAGCGAAGGCTGTCCCTGCTTCGCGCCTTATCCGTGCACCCCAAATATCTTGTGCTTGACGAGGTATTGGGCGGGCTGGATTTAATTTCCCAAAATTCGGTTTTGGGTTTGCTTGAAGCCTATCATAAAGAGTACCGATTCGGATGTCTTTTGATCACGCATCATAAAGCCGGTGCCTATAGAATTTCCGATAAAGTGCTTGTGATGAAAAACGGCAGAATTGCCCGTGAGGGCGTTGCACAATAA
- a CDS encoding ABC transporter ATP-binding protein, whose protein sequence is MLKVDGLSVKARNGMLLLDNASLAVASGHIIGLTGASGSGKTTLLKSIMGMLDRNCSMIKGRIVVDNEEISKLGTKERRELCGKTIGFIPQNPMTAFDPRVKIGTQMRETLSIRLGISKSDADSLNAEKLMALNLKDCKRILRSYPGQLSGGMLQRIAVALMLALQPEYILADEPTSALDEDNREILTRILKKQREKTGILFLSHDVDALSALCETVFVMEHGKITETGTMEKLLSAPREKWTREFAAAHRKVEERNFIWTEYELNA, encoded by the coding sequence ATGCTTAAAGTCGATGGTTTATCGGTTAAAGCCAGAAACGGCATGCTGCTGCTTGACAATGCTTCTCTTGCTGTTGCGTCGGGCCACATAATAGGTTTGACCGGAGCCTCCGGTTCAGGGAAAACAACTCTGCTGAAAAGCATTATGGGAATGCTGGACAGAAATTGTTCTATGATTAAAGGACGTATTGTAGTGGATAACGAGGAGATAAGCAAATTGGGCACAAAGGAACGGAGGGAATTATGCGGTAAAACCATCGGGTTTATTCCCCAAAATCCCATGACTGCATTTGATCCGAGAGTGAAAATCGGCACACAGATGAGGGAAACCCTTTCTATTCGTCTCGGAATTTCCAAAAGTGATGCTGACAGTTTAAATGCAGAAAAGCTGATGGCGCTTAATTTAAAAGACTGCAAAAGAATTCTCCGAAGTTATCCGGGGCAATTATCAGGGGGGATGCTGCAGCGGATCGCCGTGGCCTTGATGCTGGCCCTCCAACCGGAATACATACTGGCAGATGAACCGACAAGTGCGCTGGATGAGGATAACCGGGAAATATTGACGCGGATTTTGAAAAAGCAGAGAGAAAAGACGGGTATTCTTTTCCTTTCACATGATGTTGACGCTTTAAGTGCACTATGTGAAACCGTGTTTGTCATGGAGCATGGCAAAATAACTGAAACAGGGACGATGGAAAAACTGCTTTCGGCACCGCGGGAAAAGTGGACAAGAGAATTTGCGGCAGCCCATAGAAAAGTGGAAGAAAGGAACTTCATATGGACGGAATACGAATTGAACGCTTGA
- a CDS encoding ABC transporter permease, which yields MLKVKQWRYMARRISVMIFSLLFVTLLSFMLMRLSPVDPAAAYVMRNSAIVTEEQITAARIELGLDKPLAIQYFTWVKDALGGEFGISLASGKPVLTELSKSIPVSLRVVGVSAVLMISGVLLFGCLQYLTRERLAGKALTVLSIIGISIPAFYLALLFIQYFAFQSDFISVTGNTGLMKYLPAALCLSVGGAAFYSQMLAGSLEKEMNEDYVFFARCRGLKEERILLFHALPHAVIDLVPNFAQMIGLCLAGAAIVERVFSLPGLGYLIVHSVINRDAPLIHASVLFLAIMLVLLDFAATILQWYLRRDIRIKEAKE from the coding sequence ATGTTGAAGGTAAAACAGTGGCGTTACATGGCAAGGAGAATATCAGTGATGATATTTTCTTTGTTGTTTGTCACCTTGCTGTCCTTTATGCTTATGCGTTTATCGCCGGTAGATCCTGCGGCCGCTTATGTGATGCGCAATTCGGCAATTGTCACAGAAGAACAAATTACCGCAGCTCGGATAGAATTGGGGCTCGATAAGCCTTTGGCGATTCAATATTTCACATGGGTAAAGGATGCCCTCGGCGGCGAATTCGGCATTTCCCTGGCAAGCGGTAAACCTGTTTTAACGGAGCTTTCCAAGTCAATTCCGGTAAGTCTGCGCGTGGTTGGTGTTTCAGCCGTTTTAATGATAAGCGGTGTGCTGTTGTTCGGCTGTCTGCAATACTTGACAAGAGAAAGACTGGCGGGAAAGGCCCTGACTGTACTCAGTATTATTGGGATTTCTATTCCTGCTTTCTATCTCGCGCTGCTCTTTATCCAGTATTTTGCTTTTCAGTCCGATTTTATTTCGGTTACGGGCAACACCGGACTGATGAAGTATCTGCCTGCCGCGCTTTGCCTGTCGGTCGGCGGGGCTGCGTTTTACTCACAAATGCTTGCCGGAAGCTTAGAAAAAGAAATGAATGAGGATTATGTTTTTTTCGCGCGATGCAGAGGGTTGAAGGAAGAGCGGATATTGCTTTTTCACGCTCTGCCGCATGCGGTCATTGATTTAGTGCCGAATTTTGCTCAGATGATCGGACTTTGTCTGGCGGGGGCTGCAATTGTTGAGCGTGTGTTTTCACTACCGGGGCTCGGCTATTTGATTGTACACAGCGTGATTAATCGTGATGCTCCCCTTATCCACGCCTCCGTACTGTTTCTTGCCATCATGCTTGTGCTGCTTGATTTTGCGGCAACAATTCTTCAATGGTATCTCAGACGGGATATTCGTATCAAGGAGGCAAAAGAATGA
- a CDS encoding putative ABC transporter permease has protein sequence MIILYKHILLELKKYIKVQTNAMIKRFLFYGFIGWCTEIMWTGLNSLMEGDLRLMGFTNLWMFLIYGCAVFLEPLHDRITGWRWPIRGLLWLMMIWGIEYLSGLILISILGVYPWRYTDPLAVNGLITLSFAPVWFIGGLLFEKLHLILDHTEIQTRFSFHRPKNPKENL, from the coding sequence ATGATTATACTTTATAAACATATTTTACTAGAATTAAAAAAATATATAAAAGTACAAACTAATGCTATGATTAAAAGATTTTTATTCTATGGATTTATCGGTTGGTGTACCGAAATCATGTGGACCGGTTTGAATTCCTTGATGGAAGGCGACCTTCGTCTGATGGGTTTCACTAATCTTTGGATGTTTCTGATCTATGGCTGTGCTGTCTTTCTAGAACCTTTACATGATCGGATCACAGGCTGGAGGTGGCCAATACGTGGTTTATTGTGGTTGATGATGATTTGGGGGATAGAATATCTGAGCGGTCTCATCCTGATCAGCATCCTGGGGGTCTACCCGTGGCGTTATACCGATCCTCTGGCCGTAAACGGTTTAATCACCTTGAGTTTTGCACCGGTTTGGTTCATCGGAGGACTGCTCTTTGAAAAGCTACACCTTATCTTGGACCATACTGAAATCCAAACCCGGTTTTCTTTCCATCGACCAAAGAACCCTAAAGAAAATCTTTAG
- a CDS encoding MutS-related protein has product MQEKKRRVRRYAENQEKNDRNEQTYKLAEIILAGCCLALSYFGYTLGHTVTHMYYYLWAIIPPLVAAGYYCHRKLVFNRKLKTLRDRWGRKDDRTRFFNDIEKLFKMQRPLYEKERQFYLEDQTWDDLDMQKIFLTLDRTLTSPGEQVLYQMLRVPLFEQKRIEQRINLINDFQREREVREKIQIRLDRLGRQAGAYITTLIGEDLPPQSRYRMLFSVMGLLALLVIFLIPKIGILGILGVSCINALIYYRLKKVIEAELYAMGYLASLLGTAQKVARIEDQVMKREYGEKIAGELKFCSKMMKRAGKFVPDTTELAVKAIYEYVNIYFLIDVRNFYAVRDELKKNQKHLRNIYLLIGEIDALLSIASYRESLSQYAEPVFNHNLADQGKESATIEMIDAVHPLLQKPVPNSLKIEKAGVILTGCNMSGKSTFLRTLGVNALFAQTIGTCLAKSYRGHFVQLMTSISKGDNLVGGKSFYLAEAETLMKIVKTAAEGQFPCLCIIDEMFRGTNSLERINASAEILNYLAHNHALTIIATHDFEITEILEGVFQCCYFTEKISEKEISFDYKIKGGSSKTKNAIKIMKYLGYPQEIIDRTESRVSRVLIDE; this is encoded by the coding sequence GTGCAAGAAAAGAAGAGACGAGTACGCCGGTATGCGGAGAACCAGGAGAAAAATGACAGAAATGAACAGACTTATAAACTCGCAGAAATTATCCTGGCCGGCTGTTGTTTGGCCTTAAGCTATTTCGGATATACCTTGGGACATACGGTAACCCATATGTATTATTATTTATGGGCGATCATACCACCTTTGGTGGCTGCCGGCTATTATTGTCACCGTAAGCTGGTGTTCAACCGTAAGCTTAAAACGTTAAGAGACAGGTGGGGGCGAAAAGATGACAGAACAAGGTTTTTCAATGATATAGAAAAACTATTCAAAATGCAGCGCCCATTGTATGAGAAAGAAAGGCAGTTTTATCTGGAAGATCAGACCTGGGATGATCTTGACATGCAGAAAATTTTCTTAACGTTGGATCGAACCCTGACTTCTCCGGGAGAACAGGTTTTATATCAGATGTTAAGAGTGCCGCTTTTTGAACAGAAGCGGATTGAGCAAAGAATAAATCTGATTAATGATTTCCAGCGGGAGAGGGAAGTAAGGGAAAAAATTCAGATTAGGCTCGATCGTTTAGGCAGGCAGGCTGGAGCATATATTACGACCTTGATTGGGGAAGATTTGCCTCCTCAGAGCCGGTACAGGATGCTATTTTCGGTGATGGGATTACTGGCCTTGCTGGTCATATTTCTGATTCCCAAAATCGGGATATTGGGGATTTTGGGAGTGTCTTGTATTAATGCTTTAATTTATTACCGTTTAAAAAAAGTAATTGAGGCTGAGCTTTATGCTATGGGGTATCTGGCCTCATTGTTAGGGACAGCCCAAAAGGTCGCCAGGATTGAAGATCAGGTAATGAAAAGGGAATACGGAGAAAAAATAGCTGGTGAATTGAAATTCTGCTCGAAAATGATGAAAAGAGCAGGTAAATTTGTTCCCGACACTACGGAGCTGGCAGTTAAAGCGATCTATGAATATGTCAATATTTATTTTTTAATTGACGTGCGCAATTTTTATGCGGTTAGGGATGAATTGAAGAAAAATCAGAAACATTTGAGAAACATCTATCTGCTTATCGGTGAGATTGATGCGCTGTTGTCCATTGCCTCATACCGGGAGAGTCTCAGTCAATATGCAGAACCGGTCTTTAATCATAACCTTGCGGATCAAGGCAAAGAATCGGCAACAATAGAAATGATTGACGCGGTTCATCCTCTTCTGCAAAAACCGGTTCCAAACTCTTTAAAAATTGAAAAGGCCGGAGTGATCCTTACCGGCTGCAATATGTCCGGAAAATCCACCTTTTTAAGAACCCTGGGGGTAAACGCCCTGTTTGCCCAGACGATAGGAACCTGTCTAGCCAAATCTTACCGGGGTCATTTTGTTCAGTTGATGACATCTATCAGTAAAGGAGATAATCTGGTCGGGGGTAAAAGTTTCTACCTGGCCGAAGCAGAGACTTTGATGAAAATAGTAAAAACAGCAGCAGAGGGTCAATTTCCTTGTTTATGTATTATCGATGAAATGTTCCGGGGAACGAATTCGCTTGAACGAATTAATGCCTCGGCAGAAATCTTAAATTATCTGGCCCATAATCATGCTCTGACAATAATAGCGACGCATGATTTCGAAATTACCGAAATTTTAGAAGGGGTATTTCAATGTTGTTATTTTACAGAAAAAATCAGCGAAAAGGAAATCTCTTTTGATTATAAAATAAAAGGAGGAAGCTCTAAGACCAAAAATGCAATCAAGATTATGAAGTACCTGGGGTATCCGCAAGAAATCATTGACAGAACCGAAAGCAGAGTTTCCAGAGTGTTAATAGATGAATAA